One Natator depressus isolate rNatDep1 chromosome 3, rNatDep2.hap1, whole genome shotgun sequence DNA segment encodes these proteins:
- the DACT2 gene encoding dapper homolog 2 produces the protein MLGGSQQHRPGGWDRCRVGERLHAALAGLQELQVLREKQRALVSGALAMQQQPAARGDQARSKEHRLEATLTALKEQLSRLRRQDVGLKSHLDQLDQQISELKLDVRKTSSEYLDSDSRPSSGFYDLSDGGSCSLSNSCTSVYSESISSSHTSLLPSSQQPKTRLSVFDYRPKSADETTVHTTKFQHQGVYVSDGCRIKASTDISGTPARSRPRPVSTGDLERLLPEDTGFQKVTNPKFVPPLCHGVEFQFQSVDPKYQNDLVSKSGNDVYPYPSPLHAVALQSPLFSLVGVPLETDNHPSPSKPTPNVTGPSLIRTRPVIEARPGGYINKLLQLTRCRGNNHADASERVSTKSQPSTIPQRLIITPSTGGVKISSSSNQLEKQGSSLEGNKAEEKLQREVPEGECAKQQGTVHCMNVEQPSTLPDPEPSAVNSCYPAKSTARGSPLAEAVGSGLEHSSSCSQICYKVSSPGILNTKAILPKKPNRRCGTLKLANAGGDEPVTQSEFVHAQFVPAESHQVRVRFASSKMKSVKVKRRNSEKVLRPGKQTLCAEKSRGAHGAARLPVEWNLPQRQHGGKSLVRRPTYTGEVTGRSCSESSLFPVQFRIPPAPSRPELYRASANALYSLETAYVDTAAKKKQRKWQSTVEISAKAHLASLSSGFGLGPPRQPVRRAGVLRTVSMRARSKHHRQGTYAKSESDHSEYSAECASLFHSTIAETSEGEVSDYTTNRFGDSESSESDSEGSSNSSSLTLDYDDADESELVWPEASVRQPAAVLASSKPLPPMPKICRIKASKALKKKIRRFQPAGLKVMTMV, from the exons ATGCTGGGGGGGAGCCAGCAGCACCGGCCGGGCGGCTGGGATCGCTGCAGGGTCGGGGAGAGGCTGCACGCGGCCCTGGCCGGCCTCCAGGAGCTCCAGGTGCTGCGGGAGAAGCAGCGGGCGCTGGTGAGCGGGGCcctggccatgcagcagcagccggcagccCGAGGGGACCAGGCGCGTAGCAAGGAGCACAGGCTGGAGGCCACGCTGACTGCCTTGAAGGAACAACTG TCTCGTTTAAGGAGACAGGATGTTGGCTTGAAAAGTCACCTGGATCAGCTGGACCAGCAAATAAGTGAACTGAAGCTGGATGTCAGGAAGACCTCGAGTGAATACCTTGACAGTGACAGCAGACCCAGCTCAG GCTTTTACGACCTGAGCGATGGTGGTTCCTGCTCACTATCCAACTCTTGCACATCTGTGTACAGTGAGTCCATATCCTCCTCCCACACCAGTCTGTTGCCGAGCTCTCAGCAGCCCAAAACACGGCTCAGTGTCTTTGATTATCGGCCCAAGTCTGCAGATGAAACCACTGTGCACACCACTAAGTTCCAGCACCAGGGAGTCTATGTCAGTGATGGATGTCGAATCAAGGCTAGCACGGACATTTCTGGAACTCCTGCCAGGTCCAGACCCAGGCCAGTTTCCACAG GTGACCTGGAAAGACTCCTACCAGAAGACACTGGATTTCAGAAAGTGACAAACCCCAAATTCGTGCCCCCCCTTTGTCATGGAGTGGAATTCCAGTTCCAGAGCGTGGACCCAAAATACCAAAATGACTTGGTCTCCAAGAGTGGCAATGATGTGTATCCTTACCCAAGCCCTCTTCATGCTGTGGCTTTACAAAGCCCACTTTTTTCTTTGGTGGGGGTACCGTTGGAAACAGACAACCACCCTTCCCCCAGTAAACCCACGCCTAATGTTACAGGTCCCAGCTTGATTAGGACTAGGCCAGTCATTGAGGCCAGGCCAGGGGGTTATATCAACAAACTGCTGCAGCTGACAAGATGCAGAGGGAACAATCACGCAGATGCCAGTGAGAGGGTTTCAACAAAGAGCCAGCCATCCACAATACCCCAGAGACTCATTATAACCCCCAGCACCGGTGGAGTGaaaattagcagcagcagcaaccagcTGGAAAAACAAGGGAGCTCTCTGGAAGGTAACAAAGCCgaagagaaactgcagagggaGGTGCCTGAAGGGGAATGTGCCAAGCAGCAGGGGACTGTGCACTGTATGAATGTAGAGCAGCCATCCACGCTGCCTGACCCAGAGCCATCAGCTGTAAATAGTTGTTACCCTGCCAAGTCAACAGCCAGGGGCTCTCCTCTGGCAGAAGCAGTGGGGAGTGGCCTGGAGCACAGTTCCTCCTGCTCACAGATATGCTACAAGGTCTCTAGTCCAGGTATCTTGAACACTAAAGCTATCCTGCCCAAAAAGCCTAACAGAAGGTGTGGCACCCTCAAGCTGGCTAATGCCGGGGGCGATGAGCCAGTGACTCAGAGTGAATTTGTTCACGCCCAGTTTGTCCCTGCAGAATCCCATCAAGTCAGAGTGAGGTTTGCCAGCTCCAAAATGAAGTCTGTGAAGGTTAAGAGAAGGAACAGTGAGAAGGTGCTACGGCCTGGGAAGCAGACCCTTTGTGCAGAAAAGTCAAGGGGAGCCCATGGAGCTGCCAGGCTGCCTGTTGAGTGGAATCTGCCTCAAAGACAGCACGGAGGAAAGAGCCTTGTCAGGAGACCTACATACACTGGAGAGGTTACTGGCAGGTCTTGTTCAGAGTCCAGCCTATTCCCCGTTCAATTCCGAATCCCCCCAGCACCATCCAGGCCTGAACTTTACCGGGCATCTGCTAATGCACTCTATTCACTTGAAACGGCTTACGTAGACACAGCCGCCAAGAAAAAACAGCGTAAGTGGCAGTCCACTGTGGAAATCTCAGCAAAGGCCCACCTTGCCAGCCTCTCTAGTGGCTTTGGCCTAGGGCCACCAAGACAGCCAGTAAGGAGAGCAGGGGTCCTGCGTACTGTAAGCATGAGGGCACGTTCGAAGCATCACCGCCAGGGAACATATGCCAAAAGCGAGTCAGACCATTCTGAATACTCTGCTGAATGTGCTTCCCTCTTCCACTCCACCATTGCAGAGACCAGCGAAGGCGAGGTCAGTGACTACACAACCAACCGCTTTGGGGACAGTGAGTCGAGTGAAAGTGATTCAGAGGGCAGCAGCAATAGCAGCAGCCTCACTCTTGACTATGATGATGCCGATGAAAGTGAGTTGGTCTGGCCCGAAGCTTCTGTCAGGCAGCCAGCAGCTGTCCTGGCCTCTTCCAAGCCTCTTCCCCCCATGCCTAAAATCTGTCGCATCAAAGCTTCAAAGGCACTGAAGAAGAAGATTAGGAGATTCCAACCTGCCGGTCTAAAGGTTATGACCATGGTTTAA